One segment of Streptomyces sp. YIM 121038 DNA contains the following:
- a CDS encoding ABC transporter permease, which translates to MSTAAVLHSEWIKIKSLRATLVSLLAVFAATLAITVLAFATVGKAEADNVDAEPVFDAFYALNFGQIAAISFGTAAVGSEYVTGALRVSLAAVPRRGLFYAAKTAVIGAAALLVGLVTCFGAFLAGQAFLGEYAIGLGHPGALRACLGGGVYLALMALFAAGLTTLLRSGTAVLSLLIPFLLIVSFVVGDVAGGAAQFLPDKAGQQVLHTDPTGTLGAWTGLAVTAAWAGAALLAGWWAVRRRDA; encoded by the coding sequence ATGTCGACCGCCGCCGTGCTCCACTCCGAGTGGATCAAGATCAAGTCGCTGCGGGCGACGCTCGTCTCCCTCCTCGCGGTGTTCGCGGCGACCCTCGCGATCACCGTCCTCGCGTTCGCCACCGTCGGCAAGGCCGAGGCCGACAACGTCGACGCCGAACCCGTCTTCGACGCCTTCTACGCCCTCAACTTCGGCCAGATCGCGGCCATCAGCTTCGGCACGGCCGCCGTCGGCTCCGAGTACGTGACGGGGGCGCTGCGCGTCTCGCTCGCGGCCGTCCCGCGCCGGGGCCTGTTCTACGCCGCGAAGACGGCCGTCATCGGCGCGGCCGCCCTGCTCGTCGGCCTCGTCACCTGCTTCGGCGCGTTCCTCGCGGGCCAGGCTTTCCTGGGGGAGTACGCCATCGGGCTCGGCCACCCCGGAGCGCTGCGCGCCTGCCTGGGCGGCGGGGTCTACCTGGCCCTGATGGCACTGTTCGCGGCGGGCCTCACCACCCTGCTGCGCAGCGGAACCGCCGTGCTCAGCCTGCTGATCCCGTTCCTCCTCATCGTGTCCTTCGTGGTCGGCGACGTCGCGGGCGGCGCCGCCCAGTTCCTGCCCGACAAGGCCGGACAGCAGGTCCTGCACACGGACCCCACGGGCACCCTCGGCGCGTGGACGGGGCTCGCCGTGACGGCGGCCTGGGCGGGCGCCGCGCTGCTCGCGGGCTGGTGGGCGGTACGCCGCAGGGACGCCTGA
- the scpA gene encoding methylmalonyl-CoA mutase: MTIPDFSGIGLGAGAPPQGSAGQWRAAVEAVTGKDADDLLWETPEGIAVKPLYTGADVEGLDFLGTYPGVAPYLRGPYPTMYVNQPWTIRQYAGFSTAEESNAFYRRNLAAGQKGLSVAFDLPTHRGYDSDHPRVTGDVGMAGVAIDSIYDMRQLFDGIPLDRMTVSMTMNGAVLPVLALYIVAAEEQGVPPEKLAGTIQNDILKEFMVRNTYIYPPKPSMRIISDIFAYTSQKMPRYNSISISGYHIQEAGATADLELAYTLADGVEYLRAGREAGLDVDAFAPRLSFFWAIGMNFFMEVAKLRAARLLWAKLVKQFDPQNPKSLSLRTHSQTSGWSLTAQDVFNNVTRTCVEAMAATQGHTQSLHTNALDEALALPTDFSARIARNTQLLIQQESGTCRVIDPWGGSAYVERLTYDLARRTWQHIQEVEAAGGMAQAIDAGIPKLRVEEAAARTQARIDSGRQPVIGVNKYRVDSDEQIEVLKVDNSSVRTQQIEKLRRLRAERDEAVCQDALAKLTAAAERGSGTGLEGNLLALAVDAARAKATVGEISDALEKAYGRHAGQIRTISGVYRTEAGPSPSVARTRALVKSFEEAEGRRPRILVAKMGQDGHDRGQKVIATAFADLGFDVDVGPLFQTPGEVARQAVEADVHIVGVSSLAAGHLTLVPALREELAAEGREDIMIVVGGVIPPQDVPTLLEMGAAAVFPPGTVIPDAAYDLVRRLAVSLGHELTAEGPEDEQTADGPGNGL; encoded by the coding sequence ATGACGATCCCCGACTTCTCCGGCATCGGCCTGGGGGCGGGTGCGCCGCCGCAGGGCTCCGCCGGGCAGTGGCGCGCCGCCGTCGAGGCGGTCACCGGCAAGGACGCGGACGACCTGCTCTGGGAGACGCCGGAGGGCATCGCGGTCAAGCCGCTGTACACCGGCGCGGACGTGGAGGGCCTGGACTTCCTGGGCACGTATCCGGGTGTGGCGCCGTATCTGCGCGGGCCGTATCCGACGATGTACGTGAACCAGCCGTGGACGATCCGCCAGTACGCGGGCTTCTCCACCGCCGAGGAGTCCAACGCCTTCTACCGCCGCAATCTGGCCGCCGGGCAGAAGGGCCTCTCGGTGGCCTTCGACCTGCCCACGCACCGCGGCTACGACAGCGATCACCCGCGGGTGACCGGTGACGTCGGCATGGCGGGCGTGGCCATCGACTCGATCTACGACATGCGTCAGCTGTTCGACGGCATTCCGCTGGACCGGATGACCGTGTCGATGACGATGAACGGCGCGGTGCTCCCGGTGCTCGCGCTGTACATCGTCGCCGCCGAGGAGCAGGGCGTGCCGCCGGAGAAGCTGGCGGGGACCATTCAGAACGACATCCTCAAGGAGTTCATGGTCCGCAACACCTACATCTATCCGCCCAAGCCCTCCATGCGGATCATCTCCGACATCTTCGCGTACACCTCGCAGAAGATGCCGCGCTACAACTCCATCTCGATCTCCGGCTATCACATCCAGGAGGCCGGGGCGACGGCCGATCTGGAGCTGGCGTACACGCTCGCGGACGGTGTGGAGTATCTGCGGGCGGGGCGGGAGGCGGGCCTGGACGTGGACGCGTTCGCGCCGCGGCTCTCGTTCTTCTGGGCGATCGGCATGAACTTCTTCATGGAGGTCGCCAAGTTGCGGGCGGCGCGTCTGCTGTGGGCCAAGCTGGTCAAGCAGTTCGACCCGCAGAACCCCAAGTCGCTGTCTCTGCGCACGCATTCGCAGACCTCGGGCTGGTCGCTGACCGCGCAGGACGTGTTCAACAACGTGACGCGTACGTGTGTGGAGGCGATGGCCGCCACGCAGGGCCACACCCAGTCGCTGCACACCAACGCCCTCGACGAGGCGCTGGCGCTGCCCACGGACTTCTCGGCCCGTATCGCGCGCAACACGCAGCTGCTCATCCAGCAGGAGTCGGGGACCTGTCGCGTCATCGACCCGTGGGGCGGCAGCGCCTACGTGGAGCGGCTGACCTACGACCTGGCGCGCCGCACCTGGCAGCACATCCAGGAGGTCGAGGCCGCGGGCGGCATGGCGCAGGCCATCGACGCGGGCATTCCGAAGCTGCGCGTCGAGGAGGCCGCGGCGCGGACGCAGGCGCGGATCGACTCGGGCCGCCAGCCGGTGATCGGTGTGAACAAGTACCGCGTGGACAGCGACGAGCAGATCGAGGTCCTGAAGGTCGACAACTCCTCGGTGCGCACGCAGCAGATCGAGAAGCTGCGGCGGCTGCGCGCCGAGCGCGACGAAGCGGTCTGCCAGGACGCGCTGGCCAAGCTGACGGCCGCCGCCGAGCGCGGCTCCGGCACCGGCCTCGAGGGCAACCTCCTGGCGCTCGCCGTGGACGCGGCCCGTGCGAAGGCCACGGTCGGGGAGATCTCGGACGCCCTGGAGAAGGCGTACGGGCGGCACGCGGGCCAGATCCGTACGATCTCGGGTGTGTACCGCACCGAAGCAGGCCCGTCGCCGTCCGTGGCGCGCACCCGCGCGCTGGTGAAGTCCTTCGAGGAGGCCGAGGGGCGCCGTCCGCGCATCCTGGTCGCCAAGATGGGCCAGGACGGCCATGACCGCGGCCAGAAAGTCATCGCGACGGCCTTCGCCGACCTGGGCTTCGACGTCGACGTCGGCCCGCTGTTCCAGACGCCCGGGGAGGTGGCGCGGCAGGCCGTCGAGGCGGACGTGCACATCGTGGGCGTGTCCTCGCTGGCGGCCGGGCATCTGACGCTGGTGCCCGCGCTGCGCGAGGAGCTCGCCGCCGAGGGCCGCGAGGACATCATGATCGTCGTGGGGGGCGTCATTCCCCCGCAGGACGTGCCGACGCTCCTGGAGATGGGGGCGGCGGCCGTGTTCCCGCCGGGCACGGTGATCCCGGACGCGGCGTACGACCTGGTGCGGCGGCTCGCGGTGAGTCTCGGTCACGAGCTGACGGCCGAAGGCCCCGAGGACGAACAGACCGCCGACGGTCCCGGGAACGGGCTGTGA
- a CDS encoding ATP-binding cassette domain-containing protein: MTSIDVHQLTKEYGTRRAVGDLTFSVRPGRVTGFLGPNGAGKSTTMRLVLGLDRPTSGTATVGGRPFATYDEPLRQVGALLDAQAAHGSRTARDHLRALAVSNRIAAPRVGAVLEETGLAAVAHQRIKTFSLGMRQRLGIAAALLGDPAVVLLDEPSNGLDPEGIIWIRELVRRLAREGRTVLVSSHLMNETATFADHLVVLGKGRLLTDTPMREFITAHSSPRVRARTSDPARLRAVLARAGHELTEAEDGAWTVDGARAAEVGALAAREGVPILGLADEEASLEQAYLALTAEETEFSAGPTGSATAPTRQEA; encoded by the coding sequence ATGACCAGCATCGACGTCCACCAGCTGACCAAGGAGTACGGCACCAGGCGCGCCGTCGGCGACCTGACCTTCAGCGTCCGGCCCGGCCGCGTCACCGGCTTCCTCGGCCCCAACGGCGCCGGCAAGTCCACCACGATGCGCCTCGTGCTCGGCCTCGACCGGCCCACGTCGGGCACCGCCACCGTCGGCGGCCGTCCGTTCGCGACGTACGACGAGCCGCTGCGCCAGGTCGGCGCCCTGCTCGACGCGCAGGCCGCCCACGGGTCGCGCACCGCCCGCGACCACCTGCGCGCGCTCGCCGTCAGCAACCGCATCGCCGCACCGCGCGTGGGCGCCGTCCTCGAAGAGACCGGCCTCGCCGCCGTCGCGCACCAGCGGATCAAGACGTTCTCGCTGGGCATGCGGCAGCGCCTCGGCATCGCGGCCGCCCTTCTCGGCGACCCCGCCGTGGTCCTCCTGGATGAGCCGTCCAACGGCCTCGACCCCGAGGGGATCATCTGGATCCGCGAGCTCGTGCGCCGCCTCGCCCGAGAGGGCCGCACCGTGCTCGTGTCGAGCCACCTGATGAACGAGACCGCCACGTTCGCCGACCACCTCGTCGTCCTCGGCAAGGGCCGGCTCCTGACGGACACGCCCATGCGGGAGTTCATCACCGCGCACAGCAGCCCCCGCGTACGCGCCCGCACCAGCGACCCGGCACGGCTGCGGGCGGTCCTCGCCCGCGCGGGACACGAGCTGACCGAGGCCGAGGACGGCGCCTGGACGGTGGACGGCGCCCGCGCCGCCGAGGTCGGCGCCCTCGCCGCCCGCGAGGGCGTCCCGATCCTCGGACTCGCCGACGAGGAGGCCTCCTTGGAGCAGGCCTATCTGGCCCTCACCGCCGAGGAGACCGAATTCTCCGCGGGCCCCACCGGCTCCGCGACCGCCCCGACCCGCCAGGAGGCCTGA
- a CDS encoding methylmalonyl-CoA mutase family protein, translating to MTVLPDDGLSLAAEFPDATHEQWQRLVEGVLRKSGKDVSGAAAEEALSTALEDGLSTRPLYTARDAVADVGHPGFAPFVRGGCAAGAAATGWDVRQRHATSDPGSTNEAVLADLENGVTSLWLTLDPDALPVSGLERALDGVYLDLAPVALDAGAAYESAARAFLGLVDAAGVAKSAARGTLGADPLGYEARTGEELGADAAVELARLLGREYGGLRALVVDALPYHEAGGSAAQELGASLATGVAYLRLLTDAGLSLQEACAQLEFRYAATADQFLTIAKLRAARQLWARVAEACGDAGAGAQRQHAVTSPVMMARRDPWVNMLRTTVASLAAGVGGADAVTVLPFDHALGRPDAFARRIARNTSTILLEESHLSRVIDPAGGSWYVERLTAELADAAWAFFQEIERAGGQAAALRSGLLGERLAATWAERSRKLAKRREPITGVSEFPHLGEKPVEREPAPAGPTGGLPRVRRDEAYEALRSRSDAHLAATGARPKVFLAALGPAAAHTARASFAANLFQAGGVEPVHDPVSVTADSAADAFLASGATVACLCSSDALYAEEAAAVAAALKAAGARHVFLAGRPGEYGENIDAYVFAGCDAVAVLSSTLDLMGVAP from the coding sequence ATGACGGTCCTGCCTGACGACGGGCTTTCGCTGGCCGCCGAATTCCCTGATGCGACCCATGAGCAGTGGCAGCGCCTGGTGGAAGGCGTACTGCGCAAGTCGGGCAAGGACGTATCGGGGGCGGCGGCCGAGGAAGCGCTGTCCACCGCGCTAGAGGACGGGCTCAGCACCCGCCCGCTGTACACCGCCCGTGACGCCGTGGCCGACGTGGGCCACCCGGGCTTCGCCCCCTTCGTGCGGGGCGGCTGCGCCGCGGGCGCCGCCGCCACCGGCTGGGACGTGCGCCAGCGGCACGCGACGAGCGACCCCGGTAGCACGAACGAAGCGGTCCTCGCCGACCTGGAGAACGGCGTCACCTCGCTGTGGCTGACCCTCGACCCGGACGCGCTGCCCGTGTCCGGCCTGGAGCGGGCGCTCGACGGCGTGTATCTGGACCTGGCCCCGGTCGCCCTGGACGCCGGTGCGGCGTACGAGTCGGCGGCGCGGGCCTTCCTCGGGCTCGTGGACGCGGCGGGCGTCGCCAAGAGCGCGGCGCGCGGCACGCTCGGCGCCGACCCGCTGGGGTACGAGGCGCGTACGGGTGAGGAGTTGGGCGCGGACGCCGCCGTGGAGCTCGCGCGGCTCCTCGGCCGTGAGTACGGCGGTCTGCGGGCCCTGGTCGTGGACGCGCTGCCGTACCACGAGGCGGGCGGCTCGGCCGCGCAGGAGCTCGGCGCCTCGCTCGCGACGGGTGTCGCGTATCTGCGGCTCCTGACGGACGCGGGCCTGTCGCTCCAAGAGGCGTGCGCGCAGCTGGAGTTCCGCTACGCGGCCACCGCCGACCAGTTCCTGACCATCGCCAAGCTGCGGGCGGCGCGGCAGCTGTGGGCCCGGGTGGCCGAGGCGTGCGGCGACGCGGGCGCGGGCGCCCAGCGGCAGCACGCGGTGACGTCCCCGGTGATGATGGCCCGCCGCGACCCGTGGGTGAACATGCTGCGGACGACGGTGGCCAGCCTGGCCGCCGGGGTGGGCGGCGCCGACGCGGTCACGGTCCTGCCCTTCGACCACGCCCTGGGCCGGCCGGACGCGTTCGCGCGCCGGATCGCCCGCAACACCTCGACGATCCTCCTTGAGGAGTCGCATCTGTCACGGGTCATCGACCCGGCGGGCGGCTCCTGGTACGTGGAGCGGCTGACCGCCGAACTGGCCGACGCGGCCTGGGCGTTCTTCCAGGAGATCGAGCGGGCGGGCGGCCAGGCGGCGGCCCTGCGCTCGGGTCTGCTCGGCGAGCGCCTCGCGGCGACCTGGGCCGAGCGCAGCCGCAAGCTCGCCAAGCGGCGCGAGCCGATCACCGGCGTCAGCGAGTTCCCGCACCTCGGCGAGAAGCCGGTCGAGCGCGAGCCCGCGCCCGCGGGGCCGACGGGCGGTCTGCCGCGGGTGCGCCGCGACGAGGCGTACGAGGCGCTGCGGTCCCGCTCGGACGCCCATCTGGCGGCGACCGGCGCCCGGCCGAAGGTGTTCCTGGCCGCGCTCGGCCCGGCGGCCGCGCACACGGCGCGCGCCTCGTTCGCCGCGAACCTCTTCCAGGCGGGCGGTGTCGAGCCGGTCCACGACCCGGTGTCGGTGACGGCCGACTCCGCCGCCGACGCGTTCCTGGCCAGCGGGGCGACGGTCGCCTGTCTGTGTTCGAGCGACGCGCTGTACGCCGAGGAGGCGGCGGCCGTCGCGGCCGCGCTGAAGGCGGCGGGCGCCCGGCACGTGTTCCTCGCGGGGCGGCCCGGCGAGTACGGCGAGAACATCGACGCGTACGTCTTCGCCGGCTGTGACGCCGTGGCCGTGCTGTCCTCCACCCTCGACCTCATGGGAGTGGCGCCATGA
- a CDS encoding histidine kinase translates to MIRLLRPLTRAVTYTRWLHLLVGGLVVLAAATVHGVEDATARDWVVITLLPVPLMAAVALVPAMRRAEGLQARLMLFPGAHAREAHSVAKGNEGADGAVGEGPGISVAPSASWRDRGRTAVWLVVRLELGWGLGVASVQLIGYALALLGTTSEAPDDDGLFLPRPGQGAWNALLVPLPLAVLSVLVVAAGGLAAAAARSLLGPSPTERLAALEERTEQLLERNRIARELHDSIGHALTVAVVQAGAARAAADADFTDRALEAIEETGRDALEDLERVLRVLREDAGPARRRPTLAAADRLLESARTVGAEVDAVVSGPVDEVPGPVSREGYRMLQEALTNVLRHAGPVPVRVRVAVSGGALTLDVRNALPRQAAPTGRGGSGLRGIRERAVLLGGRASTGPEDGEWRVHAELPLR, encoded by the coding sequence ATGATCCGCCTGCTGCGACCGCTGACCCGCGCGGTCACGTACACCCGCTGGCTGCATCTGCTCGTCGGCGGCCTCGTGGTCCTCGCCGCGGCCACGGTCCACGGGGTCGAGGACGCCACGGCCCGGGACTGGGTGGTCATCACGCTGCTGCCCGTGCCCTTGATGGCGGCGGTCGCGCTGGTGCCCGCGATGCGCCGGGCGGAGGGGCTCCAGGCGCGCCTGATGCTGTTCCCGGGGGCGCACGCGCGGGAGGCGCACTCCGTGGCGAAGGGGAACGAAGGGGCCGACGGCGCCGTCGGGGAGGGCCCCGGCATCTCCGTGGCCCCCTCGGCGTCGTGGCGCGACCGCGGCCGGACCGCCGTGTGGCTCGTGGTGCGCCTGGAGCTGGGATGGGGGCTGGGCGTCGCCTCGGTGCAGCTCATCGGGTACGCGCTGGCGCTGCTCGGCACGACGTCCGAGGCCCCCGACGACGACGGGCTCTTCCTGCCCCGGCCGGGGCAGGGCGCCTGGAACGCGCTGCTCGTGCCGCTGCCCCTGGCCGTCCTGAGCGTCCTGGTGGTGGCGGCGGGCGGCCTCGCCGCGGCCGCCGCACGCAGCCTCCTGGGCCCGTCGCCGACCGAGCGTCTTGCGGCCCTGGAGGAGCGCACCGAGCAGCTCCTGGAGCGCAACCGCATCGCCCGCGAGCTGCACGACTCCATCGGGCACGCCCTGACCGTCGCCGTGGTGCAGGCGGGCGCCGCGCGGGCCGCCGCCGACGCGGACTTCACCGACCGCGCCCTGGAGGCCATCGAGGAGACGGGCCGCGACGCCCTGGAGGACCTGGAGCGGGTCCTGCGCGTGCTGCGGGAGGACGCCGGGCCCGCCCGCCGGCGGCCGACGCTGGCCGCCGCGGACCGGCTCCTGGAGTCCGCGCGCACGGTGGGCGCCGAGGTCGACGCCGTGGTGTCGGGCCCGGTGGACGAGGTGCCGGGGCCGGTGTCGCGGGAGGGCTACCGCATGCTCCAGGAGGCGCTGACGAACGTCCTGCGGCACGCGGGCCCGGTTCCGGTGCGGGTGCGCGTGGCGGTGTCCGGCGGCGCGCTGACCCTCGACGTGCGCAACGCCCTGCCGCGGCAGGCGGCCCCGACCGGCCGGGGCGGCAGCGGTCTGCGCGGCATCCGCGAGCGCGCCGTCCTGCTCGGCGGCCGGGCGAGCACGGGGCCCGAGGACGGCGAGTGGCGGGTGCACGCCGAACTGCCGCTGCGCTGA
- a CDS encoding enoyl-CoA hydratase/isomerase family protein, with amino-acid sequence MSHDASPPVLLHTEGRAAHVVLNRPRALNALDHTMVRLIDEALTAWERDEAVATVVVSGAGERGLCAGGDIRAVRADVLAGGGAASAAFWHDEYVLNSRIAHYPKPYVALMDGYVMGGGVGVSAHGGVRVVTERSRVAMPETIIGFVPDVGGTYLLSRAPGELGTHLALTGTAVGAADALLCGLADHYVPSGRLAELTAALADGEAADVVAAFAGAAPEGELAAHREWIDACYAAGSVEEIVDRLLCWGDPAAKEAAETLLSRSPTSLKVTLAAVRRARALGSLEDVLRQEYRTSCACLTAADFPEGVRAQVVDKDRRPRWSPARLAEVRDAEVARFFLPSPYGELKFAPVAAGPVLRGGQG; translated from the coding sequence GTGAGCCATGACGCATCGCCCCCGGTCCTCCTGCACACCGAGGGCCGCGCGGCCCACGTCGTCCTGAACCGGCCCCGCGCGCTGAACGCCCTGGACCACACCATGGTCCGCCTGATCGACGAGGCGCTCACCGCCTGGGAGCGGGACGAGGCGGTGGCCACCGTCGTGGTGTCCGGCGCCGGGGAGCGGGGCCTGTGCGCGGGCGGTGACATCCGGGCCGTGCGCGCGGACGTCCTGGCGGGCGGTGGCGCCGCGTCGGCGGCCTTCTGGCACGACGAGTACGTGCTCAACTCCCGCATCGCGCACTATCCGAAGCCCTATGTCGCCCTCATGGACGGCTATGTGATGGGCGGTGGCGTCGGGGTCTCGGCCCATGGCGGCGTGCGGGTCGTCACGGAGCGTTCGCGGGTCGCCATGCCGGAGACGATCATCGGTTTCGTGCCGGACGTCGGCGGGACGTACCTCCTGTCGCGGGCGCCGGGTGAGCTGGGCACGCATCTGGCCCTGACCGGCACGGCGGTGGGCGCCGCGGACGCCCTGCTGTGCGGGCTCGCCGACCACTACGTGCCCTCCGGTCGGCTCGCGGAGCTCACCGCGGCGCTCGCGGACGGTGAGGCGGCGGACGTGGTGGCCGCCTTCGCCGGGGCCGCGCCCGAGGGTGAACTGGCCGCGCACCGGGAGTGGATCGACGCCTGCTACGCCGCCGGGTCCGTGGAGGAGATCGTCGACCGGCTGCTCTGCTGGGGCGATCCCGCGGCGAAGGAGGCCGCGGAGACGCTCCTCTCGCGCTCGCCCACGTCCCTGAAGGTCACGCTCGCCGCCGTGCGCCGGGCCCGCGCGCTCGGGTCCCTGGAGGACGTGCTGCGTCAGGAGTACCGCACGTCGTGCGCGTGCCTGACTGCCGCGGACTTCCCGGAGGGCGTGCGCGCCCAGGTCGTGGACAAGGACCGCAGGCCCCGCTGGTCGCCCGCGCGCCTCGCGGAGGTGCGGGACGCGGAGGTGGCCCGCTTCTTCCTGCCCTCCCCGTACGGGGAGTTGAAGTTCGCCCCGGTGGCTGCCGGGCCTGTCCTTCGGGGCGGCCAGGGCTGA
- the meaB gene encoding methylmalonyl Co-A mutase-associated GTPase MeaB — protein MAPTIDLDSYVKGVLDGKRAHIARAITLVESTKPEHRVLAQRLLTQLLPHAGRARRVGISGVPGVGKSTFIDALGTMLTSLGHRVAVLAVDPSSTRTGGSILGDKTRMERLSVDPMAFVRPSPTAGTLGGVAKATRESIVVMEAAGYDVVLVETVGVGQSETAVANMVDSFLLLTLARTGDQLQGIKKGVLELADVIAVNKADGPHERDARSAARELAGALRLMHGRDAVWTPPVLSCSAREGSGLDTLWERLEQHRALLDSTGRLAAKRRDQQVDWTWTMVREELLGRLYAHPDVRRLAPELERGVREGTVTATTAAERILAAFQDTGAGGAAAESAGPRRASGDAPPHDVLPKDGTTP, from the coding sequence ATGGCACCGACGATCGATCTCGACAGTTATGTGAAGGGCGTTCTCGACGGCAAGCGCGCGCACATCGCGCGCGCCATCACGCTCGTGGAGTCCACCAAGCCCGAACACCGCGTCCTCGCCCAGCGGTTGCTGACGCAGCTGCTCCCGCACGCGGGGCGGGCGCGGCGCGTGGGCATCAGCGGGGTGCCGGGGGTGGGCAAGTCGACGTTCATCGACGCGCTCGGCACGATGCTCACCTCCCTCGGTCACCGGGTGGCGGTGCTCGCGGTCGACCCGTCGTCGACGCGCACGGGCGGCTCCATCCTGGGTGACAAGACGCGCATGGAGCGCCTGTCGGTGGATCCGATGGCGTTCGTGCGCCCCTCGCCCACGGCGGGGACGCTGGGCGGCGTGGCGAAGGCGACCCGTGAGTCCATCGTGGTGATGGAGGCGGCGGGCTACGACGTGGTGCTCGTGGAGACCGTCGGCGTGGGCCAGTCGGAGACGGCCGTGGCCAACATGGTCGACTCGTTCCTGCTGCTCACGCTCGCCCGGACCGGCGACCAGCTCCAGGGCATCAAGAAGGGTGTTCTGGAGCTCGCGGACGTCATCGCCGTCAACAAGGCCGACGGCCCGCACGAGCGGGACGCGCGCTCGGCGGCCCGTGAACTGGCGGGCGCGCTGCGCCTCATGCACGGCAGAGACGCGGTGTGGACGCCGCCGGTGCTCAGCTGCAGCGCCCGCGAGGGCAGCGGGCTCGACACGTTGTGGGAGCGCCTTGAGCAGCACCGCGCGCTCCTGGACTCCACGGGCCGTCTCGCCGCCAAGCGCCGCGACCAGCAGGTCGACTGGACGTGGACGATGGTGCGCGAGGAGCTCCTGGGGCGGCTGTACGCCCACCCGGACGTGCGGCGCCTCGCGCCGGAGCTGGAGCGGGGCGTGCGCGAGGGGACGGTGACCGCGACAACGGCCGCGGAGCGGATCCTGGCGGCGTTCCAGGACACCGGGGCGGGCGGCGCCGCGGCGGAGAGCGCAGGACCGCGCCGGGCCTCCGGGGACGCGCCCCCTCACGACGTACTACCGAAGGACGGAACCACCCCGTGA
- a CDS encoding response regulator transcription factor produces MPVTVLLVDDEPLVRAGLRAVLEAQPDIEVVGEAADGAAVIPLVRQLRPDVVAMDVRMPLLDGIEATRAVLRTVQDPPKIVVITTFENDEYVYEALRAGADGFLLKRARPAEIVHAVRLVAEGESLLFPAAVRRLAASHGEERGEEGARSAFARAGLTGREEEVLRLMARGLSNAEIAGRLVVGTETVKSHVSAVLAKLGARDRTQAVIVAYESGFVAPG; encoded by the coding sequence ATGCCCGTGACCGTGCTCCTCGTCGACGACGAGCCCCTCGTCCGCGCGGGTCTGCGCGCCGTCCTGGAGGCGCAGCCCGACATCGAGGTCGTCGGGGAGGCGGCCGACGGCGCCGCCGTGATCCCTTTGGTTCGGCAGCTGCGCCCGGACGTCGTCGCGATGGACGTGCGCATGCCCCTCCTGGACGGCATCGAGGCCACGCGCGCGGTGCTGCGCACGGTGCAGGACCCGCCCAAGATCGTCGTCATCACGACGTTCGAGAACGACGAGTACGTGTACGAGGCGCTGCGCGCGGGTGCCGACGGCTTCCTGCTCAAGCGGGCGCGGCCCGCGGAGATCGTGCACGCGGTGCGGCTGGTGGCCGAGGGCGAGTCGCTGCTGTTCCCGGCCGCGGTGCGCCGCCTGGCGGCCAGCCACGGCGAGGAGCGGGGCGAGGAGGGTGCCCGGTCCGCGTTCGCGCGGGCGGGCCTCACCGGGCGTGAGGAGGAGGTGCTGCGCCTGATGGCGCGCGGCCTGTCGAACGCGGAGATCGCGGGGCGGCTCGTGGTCGGCACCGAGACGGTGAAGTCGCATGTGAGCGCGGTGCTCGCGAAGCTCGGCGCGCGGGACCGGACGCAGGCGGTGATCGTGGCGTACGAGTCCGGTTTCGTGGCTCCGGGGTGA